The sequence CAACATGGTCTACCAGGGGACGGTGATCACCCGCGGGCGCGGGCGGGCCGTGGTGGTGGCCACCGGCCTGGCCACCGAGATCGGGGCCATCGCCGGCCTGATCCACCAGTCGGAGGAGGTCCGCACGCCCCTGGAGGAACGGCTGGAGCGTCTGGGGAGGTGGATCGTGGCCGCCTGCCTGGCCATCGCCGGCGCCACCACCCTGATCGGGATCGCGCGCGGCTACGCGCCGTACGAGATGTTCCTGGCCGGCGTCGGCCTGGCGGTGGCGGCCATCCCCGAGGGGCTGCCGGCGGTGGTCACCATCACCCTCGCCCTGGGCGTCCAGCGCATGATCCGCCACAACGCCATCGTCCGCCACCTGCCGGCGGTAGAGACGCTGGGCACGGCCACGGTCATCGCCTCGGACAAGACCGGCACCCTCACCCGGAACGAGATGAGCGTCCGGGAGGTGCGCTGGCCGGGGGGCCGCTGCCTGGTGGACGGGGTCGGCTACGACCCGAGCCCGTCCGCGGCCCGTCTCGACCTGGAGGGGTCCGGCGGCGAGCCGGCCCTCCGGAGGCTGGCCCTGGCCGCCCTCCTGGCCAGCGACGCGCGCCTCGAGCGCCGGGAGGAGCGCTGGACCGTGGCGGGTGACCCGACCGAGGGGGCGCTGGTGGCGCTGGCGGGGCGGGTCGGGCTTCCTCCCGAGGAGAGCCGCGCCGCCTGGCCCCGCCTGGCCGAGCTCCCCTTCGAGGCGGAGCGGCGGGCGATGAGCGTCCTGGTCCGGGCGGAAGGCCGGGAGAGCGCCGCCCTCTGGCCGGCCCCCGCCGGCTCGCCGCAGGCCGGGGCGGTCCTGCTGGTCAAGGGCGCCCCGGACCGGATCCTGGACTCCTCCCGCTACCTCCTGGAGGGCGGGCGCTGCCGGCCGCTCACCGCCGAGGCGCGGCGCCGCCTGGCGGCCGGCGCGGAGGAGATGGCGGCCCGGGCGCTGCGCGTCCTGGCCGTCGGCTACCGTCCTGCCCGCCCGGCGCGGGAGATCGGGGCGGAGGAGGAAGAGGGCCTGGTCTTCCTCGGGCTGGTGGGGATGATCGACCCTCCCCGCCCCGAGACGGCCGGTGCCGTGGCCGAGTGCAAGGCGGCGGGCATCGGGGTGGCGATGATCACCGGCGACCACCCGGCCACCGCCCTGGCCGTGGCGCGCGAGGTGGGCATCGCCCACGGGCCGGAGGAAGTCCTCCTGGGCCAGGAGCTGGAGCGACTGGAGGACCGCGAGCTGGAGCGGAGGCTCCGGGTGGTCCGCGTCTTCGCCCGCGTCAGCCCGGCGCACAAGCTGCGGGTGGTCCGCGCCTTCCAGCGCCTGGGCGCGATCGTGGCCATGACCGGCGACGGGGTGAACGACGCGCCGGCCGTCAAGCAGGCGGACATCGGCGTGGCCATGGGACGCAGCGGGACCGAGGTGACCCGGGAGGCGGCCGACCTGATCCTGACCGACGACAACTTCGCCACCATCGTGGCGGCGGTCCGCGAGGGCCGGACCATCTACGACAACGTGCGCCGCTCCATCCGCTACCTGCTCGCCTGCAACACCGGCGAGCTCCTGGCCATGTTCGGCGGGATCGTGCTGGGCCTCCCGCTCCCCCTGACGGCCGCGCAGATCCTCTTCGTCAACCTGGTCACCGACGGGCTGCCCGCGGTCGCCCTCAGCCTGGAGCCGCCGGAGGAGGACGTGATGCGCCGCCCGCCCCGGCCTCCGCGCGAGAGCCTCTTCGCCCGCGGGCTGGGCCGCAGGGTGCTGGAGCGCGGGCTCTTCATCGGCCTGGCCACCCTGGCGGTCTTCTCCAGCGCCTGGTGGGGGAGTCGCGACCTGGCCCTGGCCCGTACGCTGGCCACCGCCACGCTGGTGCTGACCCAGCTGATCCACGCCCTGGAGGTCCGTTCGGAGGAGCGACCCTTCTGGGAGCTGGGGTGGAGCGGCAACCCCCTCCTGCTGGCCGCCGTCGCCTCCTCCCTCGGCGCCCTCCTCCTCATCCTCTACCTTCCCTGGGCCGCCCGGGCCTTCGAGGTGGTGGCGCCTCCGCCCGCCGGCTGGCTCCCCGTCGCCCTGGCCGGCCTGGTGGCGCTCCTGCTGGTCTTCCTGGACCACCTGGGCCGCCGGGGCCGGCCCGGGCGCGGGGGCGCCCGGCCTTTCGCCCGCCGCGCCGTGATCCGCTAAGATTAGAGGCATCCGACGGGGGGCGGGCGGCGTTGCGCTTCGTCAAGATGCACGGACTGGGAAACGACTACGTCTTCGTCGACGCCATCGGGGGCGGCGTCTCCCCCCTGGAGGAGCCCGGGCTGGCCGGATGGAGCGACGAGCGGCTCCAGCGGCTGGCAGTCGCCGTGGCGGACCGGCACCGGGGGATCGGCGGCGACGGGCTGATCCTCATGCTCCGCGGCCAGTCGGAGCCGTTCCGCATGCGCATCTTCAACGCCGACGGCAGCGAGGGCGAGATGTGCGGGAACGGCATCCGCTGCGTGGCCAAGTACCTCTTCGACGAGGGCTACACCCGCGAGCGGAGCCTGGCCATCGAGACGCGGGCCGGCCTGATCCGGACCGAGGTGGGCGAGGGTGACCGGCGGAGCCGCCAGGTGCGCGTGGACATGGGACCGCCCCGCTCCATCGAGGAAGCGCGGGAGCTGGAGGCGGCGGGCCGCCGTTGGCGCTACCGCTCCGTCTCCATGGGGAACCCCCACGCGGTCATCTTCGTGGACGACCCGGAAGCGGTGGACGTGGCCCGGGTGGGGCCGCAGATCGAGCATCACCCGGCCTTCCCGGGGCGGACCAACGTGGAGTTCGTCCGCGTCGACTCGCCCGAGCGCCTGACCATGCGGGTCTGGGAGCGGGGTTCGGGGGTCACCCTGGCCTGCGGGACCGGGGCCTGCGCCAGCGCGGTGGCGGCCGCCCACGAGGGGCGGACCGGGCGGCGGGTGGCGGTGGACCTGCCGGGCGGGCGGCTGGCCGTCGAGTGGGCCGCCGACGGCCGCGTCTGGATGACGGGGCCGGCCGAGGAGGTCTTCCGCGGCGAGTATCCCATCCCATTCTGAAGCGAGGTTGAGGCGGTTGCCCGAGGTGGCCGCACGACTGGAGAAGATCCCCCCCTATCTGTTCGCCGAACTGGACCGGCAGCGCGAGGAGGCCGTGGCGCGGGGCGTGGACGTGATCGACCTGGGGATCGGCGACCCGGTCGACCCGACCCCGCCCCAGGTGGTGGAGCGCCTGGCGCAGGCCGCCCGCGACCCGGCCAACCACCGCTATCCGAGCTACCGGGGCTCGCTCCGCTTCCGGCGCGCCATCAGCGACTGGTACCGCCGCCGCTTCGGCGTCCGGCTCGACCCGGAGCGCCAGGTGATGGCGCTGATCGGCTCCAAGGAGGGGCTGGCCCACCTGATCTGGGCGTACGCGGGTCCGGGCGACGTGGTCCTGGTGCCCGACCCGGCCTACCCCGTCTACGACGTCCAGACGCGCCTCGCGGGCGCCGAGCCGTGGCCGCTCCCCCTGGAGCGGGAGCGGGGCTTCCTGCCCGACCTGGCTCAGGTGCCGGAAGAGGTGGCGCGGCGGGCGAAGCTCCTCTTCCTCAACTATCCGAACAACCCGACGGCGGCCGTGGCGGACCTCGACTTCTGGCGACGGGCGGTGGCCTGGGCGCGGGAGCACGACGTCCTGATCGCCTCCGATGCGGCCTACGTGGAGAACACCTTCGACGGCTTCCGCGCGCCCAGCGCCCTGGAGGTGCCGGGGGCGGAGGAGTGCACCGTCGAGTTCTACTCGCTCTCCAAGCCCTTCAACATGACCGGCTGGCGCATCGCCGCGGCGGTCGGGAACGCGGCGGCGGTGGCGGCGCTGGGCCGGCTGAAGACCAACCTCGACTCCGGGCAGTTCGGCGCCGTCCAGGAGGCGGCGGTCACCGCCCTGGAGGAGGTCGGCGAGCCCTTCATCGCCGCGATGAACGAGATCTACCGCCGCCGCCGCGACCGGGCGGTGGCGGCGCTGACCGGAGCGGGGCTGCACGTCGCGCCCAGCCGGGGTACCTTCTACCTCTGGGTCCCGGTGCCGCAGGGCGAGAGCTCGGCCGGCTTCGCCGCCCGCCTCTTCCGGCAGACGGGCGTGCTGGTGGCGCCGGGCAGCGCCTACGGCCGGCAGGGGGAGGGCTTCTTCCGCATCTCCCTGACGGTCCCCGACGAGCGGCTGGACCAGGCCATGGCGCGCATCGAGGAAGGGTTCCACGCATGAGCGAGGAGGTCTACCTGGACCACGCCGCCACCTCCCCGGTCCGGCCGGAGGCGGCGGAGGTGGTGCGGCGGCTGATGGAGGAGGAGTGGGGCAACCCCTCCTCCGTCCACCGCAAGGGACTTGAGGCCAGGCGGGCCGTGGAGGAGGCGCGCCAGCAGCTGGCCGCCGTCCTGGCCGCGGAGCCGCGCGAGATCACCTTCACCTCGGGGGCCACCGAGGCGGACAACCTGGCCCTGCTGGGCGGCGCGGCCGCCCGCCGCGGCTGGGGCCGGAAGATCCTGGTCAGCGCCGTGGAGCACGAGGCGATCCTGCAGCCCGCCGCCCGGCTGGAGCGCGAGGGCTGGGAGGTGGAGCGTCTTCCTGTCGACCGCGAGGGCCGCCTCCGGCTGGACCGGCTGGAGGCCGCCCTGGACGAGCGGGTGGCCGTCGTGGCGGTGATGCTGGTCAACAACGAGCTGGGCACCGTGGAACCGGTCGACCAGGTGGGCGCCCTCCTGGCCCGCCGCTTCGGCCACCTGGCGCCCGCCCGGCGACCGCTCTTCCACGTGGACGCGGTCCAGGGGCTGGGGAAGATTCGCCTGCGGCCGCGCGCCTGGGGGGTGGGCTCCATGGCGCTCAGCGCCCACAAGGTGGGCGGGCCCAAGGGCGTCGGGGCGATCTGGCTGGCCAAGGAGCTGCGCGTGGAGCCGCTCCTCCTGGGCGGAGGACAGGAGCGGGGGCTCCGCTCGGGCACGGAGAACACCGCCGGCATCGCCGCCTTCGGGCGCGCGGCGGAGCTGGCGGAGGCGGAGCGGGCGGAGGCGGTCGGCCGGCTGGCGGCCTGGCGCGAGCGGCTGATCCGCGGCCTGGAGGAGCTGGGAGGGCGGCTGAACGGGCCGCGTCCGGCCAGCGACGGGGAGCGCCTGGCGGGGGCGGCGCCGCACATCGTGAACGTCGGTTTTCCCGGCCTGCGGGGAGAGACGCTTCTCCACGCCCTGGAGGCCGAGGGTGTCTACGTCTCCACCGGTTCGGCCTGCACGGCCAGCCGGCCGGAGCCGAGCCACGTCCTGCTGGCTGCGGGCCTCGAGCCGGCGCTCGCCCAGGGGGCGGTGCGGCTGAGCCTCTCCCCCTGGGCGACGCGGGCGGAGGAGATCGATGCGACCCTGGCCGCCTTCGGGCGAGCCCTGGCGATGCTGAGGGGAGCGGTGGGGGAGGTGCGGCGATGAGGCGCCGGCTCCTCCTGCTCCGCTACGGCGAGATCGGCCTCAAGGGCAAGAACCGGCCCGGCTTCGAACACCAGCTCCGCCGGCAGGTGGCGGCGGCGCTGGCGCGGACGGGGGTCCAGGGGGTGGAGGTCGCCTGGCGGAACGGCCGGCTCCTGGTGGTGCCGCCGCCCGGCCAGGAAGCCTGGGAGAGGGTGGAGCAGGCGCTCGGCCGGGTCTTCGGCATCGTCTCCTTCAGCCCGGCGCTGGGGGTCGAGCCGGAGCGCGGGGCGCTGGAGGAGGCGGCGCTGACGGCGCTGGAGGAGGCCCTCCGGGAGGCGGAGGCGCGGGGGCGGCCGGCGCGCTCCTTCAAGGTGGAGGCGCGGCGGGTGGACAAGCGTTTCCCCCTGGGCTCGCTGGAGATGAACGCCCTCCTGGGCGCCCTCCTCCACGAGCGCCATCCCGAGCTCCAGGTGGACGTCCACACCCCCGACGTCCGCGTCCAGGTGGAGGTGCGGGAGCGGGAGGCGTACGTCTTCGCCCTCACCCTTCCCGGACCGGGCGGGTTGCCGCTGGGCGCCAGCGGGCGCGCCATGCTGCTCCTCTCCGGCGGCATCGACAGCCCGGTGGCCGGCTGGATGGCCATGCGCCGGGGCATCGAGATCGAGGCCGTCCACTTCGAGAGCTTCCCGTACACCAGCGAGCAGGCGCGGGAGAAGGTGCTGGAGCTGGCGCGCATCCTGGCCGGCTGGAGCGGCGAGATGACCGTCCACGTGGTCCACTTCACCGACATCCAGACCGCCATCTACCGGGAGGCTCCGGCCGAGCTGGGCGTCATCCTGATGCGGCGGGCGATGTTCCGCCTGGCGGAGGAGCTGGCGCGGCGGCGGGGCGCGCTGGGGACGGTGACCGGCGAGAACGTCGGCCAGGTGGCCAGCCAGACGCTGGAGAGCATGGGCGTGATCAACCGGGTCACCACCCTGCCCGTCCTCCGCCCCCTGATCACCATGGACAAGAGCCAGATCATCGAGGAAGCCAGGCGGATCGGCACCTACGAGACCTCCATCCTTCCCTACGCCGACTGCTGCAGCCTCTTCGTCCCCGCCCACCCGGCGACCCGGCCGCGGCTGGCTGAAGTGGAGGGGGCCGAGGCGCGGATCGACTGGGAGCGCCTCCTGCCGGAGGCGCTGGAAAGGACCGTGGCGGTGAGCGTCCGGCCGTGACGGCGCCTGGAACGGCGGACCGTCCGGACGTATCATTCAGCCAACGAAGGGGAGAGGTTCGGTGGAGATCAAGCTCATCAACATCGGCTTCGGCAACATCATCTCGGCCAACCGCGTGATCGCCATCGTCAGCCCCGAGTCCGCGCCGATCAAGCGGGTGGTGCAGGAGGCGAGGGATGCCGGGCGGCTGATCGACGCCACCTACGGCCGGCGGACGCGGGCGGTGATCATCACCGACAGCGAGCACGTGGTGCTCTCCGCCATCCAGCCGGAGACGGTGGCCCACCGCATGCTGACCCGTGAGGGCGCCGCGGAGCGGGAGCCCGTGCCCAACTCGGCGCCGGACGCGCTGGTGGAGGTGGATCCGCAGGAGTGAGCGGAACGGCCGGCTCGACGGGCGCACCCAGGCCCCGCTTTCCGGGGCTGCTCTTCGTCCTCTCGGGGCCCAGCGGAGCCGGCAAGGGCTCGGTGAGGAAGGCCTGGCTGGAGCGCCACCCCGACGTCCGCTTCGCCCCCTCGGTGACCACGCGGGCGCCCAGGACCGGGGAGGAGCCGGGGGTCGACTACCTCTTCCTCGACGAGGAAGGGTTCGAGGACCGGCGGCGCTCGGGCGAGCTGGTGGAGTGGGCGCGCGTCTTCGACCATGCCTACGGGACGCCGCGGCGCCCCATGGAGGAGTGGCTCGGCCAGGGGGTCGACGTGGTGGTGGAGAAGGATGTCCAGGGCGCCATGAGCCTCAAGGCCGCCTATCCGGAGGCGGTCTTCGTCTTCATCCTTCCGCCCTCGTTCCAGGAGCTCCGCCGGCGCATGATCCGGCGCGGCACGGAGAGCCCGGAGGCGAGGGAGATGCGCCTGGCGCACGCCGCCCAGGAGCTGAGCTACATCGGCGAGTACGACTACGCGGTGGTCAACGACCGCGTAGAGCGGGCCGCGGAGCTGCTGGAAGCGATCCGGCGGGCCGAGCACTGCCGGGCCTGGCGCCAGCTGGCCGACGGATCGCCGCTGGTGCCGGAGGAGGAGAGTTCCGGCGACGGGCTGGGTGCGGTGCCGGCACCCGCGCGGCACCAGCCGCAGGGAGAGGGGTGAGAAGGGTTGGAGGGTCGACTCGACCCGACGCTGGAGGAGGTGCTGGCGGCCATGCCCCGCAAGTACGCGGTGGTCAACGCGGCCGCCCAGCGGGCGCGCCAGCTCCTGGAGGGGGCGGCGCCGGCGGTCTCCAAGCCCGGCTCGAAGCCGGTGGTGATCGCCCTCAAGGAGATCGCCGAGGGGAAGGTCAGCTACGAGGTGAGCGAGGGCGAGTGAACCGTCGGGCCGGCCAAGCCATGCGCCTGGCCGCCGTCGCGGTGGACGTGGCCGCGGCCGCCACCGACCGTCTCTTCGACTACTGGATCCCGCCCGAGTGGATCGGCCGGCTGGAGCCGGGCTGGCGCGTCCGCGTCCCCTTCGGGCACAGCCGGCGGGAGGGCTTTGTCATCGAGCTGCGCCGGGAGCCGTCCGTGCCCGCCTCCCGGGTCCGCTCCATCGCGGCCGTGCTCGACCCCATGCCGGCCCTGACGCCGGAGGCGCTGGAGCTGGCCCGGTGGCTGGCGCGGGCCTACGGGACCACGCTGGTCCAGGCGCTGCGGGTGATGCTGCCGGCGGGCCTGCGCGGCGACCGGATCCGGCAGCGG comes from Bacillota bacterium and encodes:
- the dapF gene encoding diaminopimelate epimerase codes for the protein MRFVKMHGLGNDYVFVDAIGGGVSPLEEPGLAGWSDERLQRLAVAVADRHRGIGGDGLILMLRGQSEPFRMRIFNADGSEGEMCGNGIRCVAKYLFDEGYTRERSLAIETRAGLIRTEVGEGDRRSRQVRVDMGPPRSIEEARELEAAGRRWRYRSVSMGNPHAVIFVDDPEAVDVARVGPQIEHHPAFPGRTNVEFVRVDSPERLTMRVWERGSGVTLACGTGACASAVAAAHEGRTGRRVAVDLPGGRLAVEWAADGRVWMTGPAEEVFRGEYPIPF
- the rpoZ gene encoding DNA-directed RNA polymerase subunit omega, which translates into the protein MEGRLDPTLEEVLAAMPRKYAVVNAAAQRARQLLEGAAPAVSKPGSKPVVIALKEIAEGKVSYEVSEGE
- a CDS encoding DUF370 domain-containing protein — protein: MEIKLINIGFGNIISANRVIAIVSPESAPIKRVVQEARDAGRLIDATYGRRTRAVIITDSEHVVLSAIQPETVAHRMLTREGAAEREPVPNSAPDALVEVDPQE
- the thiI gene encoding tRNA uracil 4-sulfurtransferase ThiI; translated protein: MRRRLLLLRYGEIGLKGKNRPGFEHQLRRQVAAALARTGVQGVEVAWRNGRLLVVPPPGQEAWERVEQALGRVFGIVSFSPALGVEPERGALEEAALTALEEALREAEARGRPARSFKVEARRVDKRFPLGSLEMNALLGALLHERHPELQVDVHTPDVRVQVEVREREAYVFALTLPGPGGLPLGASGRAMLLLSGGIDSPVAGWMAMRRGIEIEAVHFESFPYTSEQAREKVLELARILAGWSGEMTVHVVHFTDIQTAIYREAPAELGVILMRRAMFRLAEELARRRGALGTVTGENVGQVASQTLESMGVINRVTTLPVLRPLITMDKSQIIEEARRIGTYETSILPYADCCSLFVPAHPATRPRLAEVEGAEARIDWERLLPEALERTVAVSVRP
- a CDS encoding cysteine desulfurase family protein encodes the protein MSEEVYLDHAATSPVRPEAAEVVRRLMEEEWGNPSSVHRKGLEARRAVEEARQQLAAVLAAEPREITFTSGATEADNLALLGGAAARRGWGRKILVSAVEHEAILQPAARLEREGWEVERLPVDREGRLRLDRLEAALDERVAVVAVMLVNNELGTVEPVDQVGALLARRFGHLAPARRPLFHVDAVQGLGKIRLRPRAWGVGSMALSAHKVGGPKGVGAIWLAKELRVEPLLLGGGQERGLRSGTENTAGIAAFGRAAELAEAERAEAVGRLAAWRERLIRGLEELGGRLNGPRPASDGERLAGAAPHIVNVGFPGLRGETLLHALEAEGVYVSTGSACTASRPEPSHVLLAAGLEPALAQGAVRLSLSPWATRAEEIDATLAAFGRALAMLRGAVGEVRR
- the gmk gene encoding guanylate kinase — protein: MSGTAGSTGAPRPRFPGLLFVLSGPSGAGKGSVRKAWLERHPDVRFAPSVTTRAPRTGEEPGVDYLFLDEEGFEDRRRSGELVEWARVFDHAYGTPRRPMEEWLGQGVDVVVEKDVQGAMSLKAAYPEAVFVFILPPSFQELRRRMIRRGTESPEAREMRLAHAAQELSYIGEYDYAVVNDRVERAAELLEAIRRAEHCRAWRQLADGSPLVPEEESSGDGLGAVPAPARHQPQGEG
- a CDS encoding cation-translocating P-type ATPase, with translation MQTGTRSSRAASAAAWHARSSAEVLEAWGTDPERGLDEAEAAARLRRFGPNKLPDEAPPSWWRIFLAQFQDFMVLLLVAATGVSLLMGETADAVVILAIVLLNAVLGTFQEARAERSLSLLKALTAPQVRLLRQGREATVAAEEVVPGDLLLLEAGDRVGADARLLRTAALEADESALTGESQPAAKRADAELPEATPLGERSNMVYQGTVITRGRGRAVVVATGLATEIGAIAGLIHQSEEVRTPLEERLERLGRWIVAACLAIAGATTLIGIARGYAPYEMFLAGVGLAVAAIPEGLPAVVTITLALGVQRMIRHNAIVRHLPAVETLGTATVIASDKTGTLTRNEMSVREVRWPGGRCLVDGVGYDPSPSAARLDLEGSGGEPALRRLALAALLASDARLERREERWTVAGDPTEGALVALAGRVGLPPEESRAAWPRLAELPFEAERRAMSVLVRAEGRESAALWPAPAGSPQAGAVLLVKGAPDRILDSSRYLLEGGRCRPLTAEARRRLAAGAEEMAARALRVLAVGYRPARPAREIGAEEEEGLVFLGLVGMIDPPRPETAGAVAECKAAGIGVAMITGDHPATALAVAREVGIAHGPEEVLLGQELERLEDRELERRLRVVRVFARVSPAHKLRVVRAFQRLGAIVAMTGDGVNDAPAVKQADIGVAMGRSGTEVTREAADLILTDDNFATIVAAVREGRTIYDNVRRSIRYLLACNTGELLAMFGGIVLGLPLPLTAAQILFVNLVTDGLPAVALSLEPPEEDVMRRPPRPPRESLFARGLGRRVLERGLFIGLATLAVFSSAWWGSRDLALARTLATATLVLTQLIHALEVRSEERPFWELGWSGNPLLLAAVASSLGALLLILYLPWAARAFEVVAPPPAGWLPVALAGLVALLLVFLDHLGRRGRPGRGGARPFARRAVIR
- a CDS encoding LL-diaminopimelate aminotransferase is translated as MPEVAARLEKIPPYLFAELDRQREEAVARGVDVIDLGIGDPVDPTPPQVVERLAQAARDPANHRYPSYRGSLRFRRAISDWYRRRFGVRLDPERQVMALIGSKEGLAHLIWAYAGPGDVVLVPDPAYPVYDVQTRLAGAEPWPLPLERERGFLPDLAQVPEEVARRAKLLFLNYPNNPTAAVADLDFWRRAVAWAREHDVLIASDAAYVENTFDGFRAPSALEVPGAEECTVEFYSLSKPFNMTGWRIAAAVGNAAAVAALGRLKTNLDSGQFGAVQEAAVTALEEVGEPFIAAMNEIYRRRRDRAVAALTGAGLHVAPSRGTFYLWVPVPQGESSAGFAARLFRQTGVLVAPGSAYGRQGEGFFRISLTVPDERLDQAMARIEEGFHA